From the Vidua chalybeata isolate OUT-0048 chromosome 28, bVidCha1 merged haplotype, whole genome shotgun sequence genome, one window contains:
- the DUSP26 gene encoding dual specificity protein phosphatase 26: protein MAFLSRLYRPSSRSPSRAPRDERGSHPILSVFELERLLYTGKTACNHADEVWPGLYLGDQDIASNRRELLQLRITHVLNASHCRWRGGADYYEGTGIRYLGIEAHDSPSFDMSPYFYPAADFIHQALNEGRILVHCAVGVSRSATLVLAYLMIRHHMPLVEAIKTVKDHRGIIPNRGFLRQLVALDNALRLKRSS, encoded by the exons ATGGCTTTCCTGTCCAGGCTCTACAGGCCCAGCAGCAGGTCCCCGAGCCGCGCCCCGCGGGACGAGCGCGGGAGCCACCCCATCCTCAGCGTCTTCGAGCTGGAGCGGCTGCTGTACACGGGCAAGACGGCCTGCAACCACGCCGACGAGGTGTGGCCAGGCCTCTACCTGGGAGACCA agacATCGCGTCCAACCgccgggagctgctgcagctgcgcATCACCCACGTGCTGAACGCCTCGCACTGCCGCTGGCGTGGCGGCGCCGACTACTACGAGGGCACGGGCATCCGCTACCTGGGCATCGAGGCCCACGACTCGCCCTCGTTCGACATGAGCCCCTACTTCTACCCCGCCGCTGACTTCATCCACCAGGCCCTCAACGAAG GGAGGATCCTCGTGCACTGTGCCGTCGGGGTCAGCAGGTCGGCCACCCTGGTCCTCGCCTACCTCATGATCCGCCACCACATGCCCCTGGTGGAAGCCATAAAGACGGTCAAGGACCACCGCGGGATCATCCCCAACCGCGGCTTCCTGCGCCAGCTGGTGGCCCTGGACAACGCCCTGCGGCTCAAGAGGAGCTCCTGA